A window of Vicinamibacterales bacterium contains these coding sequences:
- a CDS encoding TatA/E family twin arginine-targeting protein translocase — MFGSIGMPELIIIFVIALIIFGPRKLPELGRSLGKSIGEFKRASNDLRNTLEEEIRVEDTRAPEPKKSETPIPAPEEAQASSAAAPEPASVPADTNAASEQSPSKSGV; from the coding sequence ATGTTTGGCTCAATTGGAATGCCCGAACTCATTATCATCTTCGTTATCGCCTTGATCATCTTCGGTCCACGAAAATTGCCGGAACTGGGTCGATCGCTGGGCAAAAGTATCGGTGAGTTCAAGCGCGCATCAAACGACCTGCGTAATACACTGGAAGAGGAAATTCGGGTCGAGGATACCCGCGCACCAGAGCCAAAGAAATCAGAAACGCCGATTCCAGCTCCCGAGGAAGCGCAAGCTTCCTCAGCCGCCGCGCCCGAGCCAGCATCCGTACCGGCCGACACGAACGCGGCTTCAGAACAGAGCCCGTCAAAATCGGGCGTCTGA